Within the uncultured Draconibacterium sp. genome, the region ATGGCATTGCCTCCGGGTGTTACAATTACTTCGGCCAATTAACCACTCAAACAAACAAGATGTTTATTAAAAGATATTTACACGATATTCTGATAGCGGTTGAAGCGATTATTGCCAACCGCCTGAAATCGATACTTACCGCACTCGGTATCATCTTTGGTGTTGCTGCGGTTATCAGCATGATGGCAATTGGAAATGGCGCCGAACAGGAGATTCTGGAGCAGATAAAACTTGTTGGAGTAAACAACATTGTTATAACGCCAAGCACTTATTCGTTGTCCGACGGAGCAGGTGGCGATGGAAGTGGCAATGGCCAGCCCACAGCTAAAAAATTCTCGAAAGGATTGACACTCCACGATGTTGAAGCTATAAAAAAAATTGTTCCTACTGTTGAACGAATTTCACCGGTAATCTCCTTTAACTACTCGGCTCTGCTAAACGGGATCAGCAAACCGGTTGTACTCGAAGGAATTGACAATCACTACTTCGATTTGTTTAACATGCAACTAGCCGAGGGAAAACGTTTTAATACAGATCAAATTGAAAAAGGATTGCCAGTTTGTGTTGTTGGGAACAATATTAAAGAGCAGTTTTTTCGTCAGCAGAATCCTATTGGAAAGTACATAAAATGCGGCCAGATTTGGCTAAAAATTATTGGTGTTGTTGAACGACGCGATTTTACAGCTTCGGCATCCGACGAATTGGGAATCAGCAGTTCCGACAATAAAATTTTCATCCCCGTGCAAACCATGTTACTACGATTTAAAAACCGTTCTCTCATTAGGGCCGACGAAGTTTTAAATGCCAATAAAAACAGTAACGGCAACGGAATGGTTGTTATTTATGGTGGCCCCGAACAAACCGATGAACCGGTTGATACCGACGATAATCTTAACCAGCTCGACAAGATCATCGTTCAGATAAAAGAAACGGAACAACTTAACAGCTCGGCAACATTAATTAAACGCATGTTGCTCCGACGCCATTCCGACCTTTACGATTTTGAAGTCACCATCCCCGAACTTCTGCTAAAACAGCAACAAAAAACCAAAAAAATATTCAACATCGTTTTAGGTGTAATTGCCGGTATTTCGCTGGTAGTTGGCGGAATTGGCATTATGAATATTATGCTGGCATCGGTATTGGAACGTATTCGTGAAATTGGTGTTCGCCAGGCATTGGGTGCCAAACAAAAAGACATTATCGCGCAGTTTCTTTCCGAGTCAACATTAATTAGTTTAACCGGAGGAATTATCGGAATTATTCTGGGTGTTGTGCTCTCGCAAATTATTACAGCCATGTTCGACATCAAAACAATAGTTTCCGCCTTTAGCATTTTTATTGCCTTTAGCGTGTCGGTTGGTGTCGGAATTATTTTTGGCTATCTGCCTGCCAAACGAGCCGCAGCAAACGATCCGGTAGTAAGTCTTCGTTCATAAAAATTAACCTGAAAACAAGCAAAATGAAAAAAATATATCTATCATTTATTTTGAGTCTGGGCCTTATCGGATTTGTAACAGCCCAGGACGAACTGGTATTAACCCTGCCCGAAGTAATCGACATTGCTTCAGAACAATCAATCGATGCTTTCCGAAATAAAAACATGTATTTGGCCAGCTACTGGGAACACCGTTTTTATAAAGCCGAGCGCTTACCAAGTATTTCGTTAAGTTCGAATCCGGCCGATTTTAACCGTTACAGTAACAGTGTGTACAATTTTGAAACCAACGAAGACGAATTCCGTCAGCGTGAATATTTTAACTCCGAAGTTAGCGTTTCTGCCGTGCAAAATGTTTCGCTAACCGGCGGACAAGTGTTTTTACGCTCGGAGCTTGGAATGATCAAAAACCTTGGTGGCGACAAAAATACTTCGTTTAACGCTACGCCTATTAGTATAGGTTTTTCGCAGGAATTGAACGGGTACAACCGCTTGAAATGGCAATCGAAGATTGAACCGTTAAAGTTTGAGAAAGCCAAGAAAGAATTCATTCAGGATATGGAAGATCTGCGTGTTACATCTACTTCGCGCTTTTTTGGGTTGATCAATGCACAGATTCAGAAAAACATTGCTGAAATGAATTATGCCAACGCCGATACGCTTTATAAAATTGGTAAAGGGCGTTTTCAGGTGGGAACAGTAACGCAGGATGAATTGCTGGAACTGGAGCTCCGTTTGTTGAACAGCGAGCAGGCACTGAGTGTCGCACAGCTTGGAGAAAAAAGAGCACAAGCCATGTTGAACTCATTCCTCGGCCTTCCTAAAGAAACGATGATTAAATGTGTTGTTCCCAGTGAAATTCCGGAATTGAAAATTGATCCGGACGAGGCAATCGATGAGGCGATTAAAAACAATCCTGAGATTTTGAATCACCAACAACAGCGGCTTCAGCAGGACGAAAATGTTGCCATTGCCAAATCAGAAAGAGGGCTGAACACCACACTTTATGCCATGTATGGTTTAAACAAAAGTGCCGACAATTTTGATGATGTGTACACCGAACCCGACAAAAGCCAGGTTTTTAGCCTCGGCTTAAACATTCCGATTGTTGACTGGGGACGCGGAAAAGGACGCTATTCAATGGCTAAATCAAACCGGGAAGTTGCCCTGGCAACAATCAGGCAGGAACGCATTGATTTTGAACAGGATATTTACCAAAGCGTGCTGGAGTTCAATCTTCAGGCCGGACAAGTGAACACAGCCGCAAAAGCCGACACCGTTGCCCAAATGGGATACAACGTTACCTTTCAGCGTTTCCTCATCGGGAAAATTGATGTAACACGACTTAATATTGCCAGTAACGACCAGGAAACGGCGCGTATGTCGTACCTGTCGCGTTTGCGCGATTACTGGTCTGCCTATTACAGACTGCGTAGTTTAACGCTTTTCGATTTTGAGAAAAAGAAACCTCTTGAAGCCGATTACGACAAACTTTTAGAAGAATAGTTTATGGCCATAAAAAGAAAACATATTATAATAACTGCAGCAGTAATTTGCGTTATTGCCATTGCAGCTTTTGCCGGATCGCTGACAACAACAAAATCGGAGAAATTTTATGTGGTTGAAAAAGGTCCTTTTGAGGCAACATTAACCTGCAAAGGAGAAATTAACGGTTTGGTGGCCACTCCTATTCCAATGCCTAAAATACTTGGCGACAGAGAACTGCGGATCTGGCAACTAAAAATTCTTGATCTTGCTCAAGATGGGAAATACGTGAAAAAAGGCGATTTTATCATGCAACTCGATGCCAGCCAGATTATTTCCAGTATGCGCCAGGAACAGCAAAACCTGGAAACAGAAGAAGCTGACCTGAAAA harbors:
- a CDS encoding ABC transporter permease → MFIKRYLHDILIAVEAIIANRLKSILTALGIIFGVAAVISMMAIGNGAEQEILEQIKLVGVNNIVITPSTYSLSDGAGGDGSGNGQPTAKKFSKGLTLHDVEAIKKIVPTVERISPVISFNYSALLNGISKPVVLEGIDNHYFDLFNMQLAEGKRFNTDQIEKGLPVCVVGNNIKEQFFRQQNPIGKYIKCGQIWLKIIGVVERRDFTASASDELGISSSDNKIFIPVQTMLLRFKNRSLIRADEVLNANKNSNGNGMVVIYGGPEQTDEPVDTDDNLNQLDKIIVQIKETEQLNSSATLIKRMLLRRHSDLYDFEVTIPELLLKQQQKTKKIFNIVLGVIAGISLVVGGIGIMNIMLASVLERIREIGVRQALGAKQKDIIAQFLSESTLISLTGGIIGIILGVVLSQIITAMFDIKTIVSAFSIFIAFSVSVGVGIIFGYLPAKRAAANDPVVSLRS
- a CDS encoding TolC family protein, with amino-acid sequence MKKIYLSFILSLGLIGFVTAQDELVLTLPEVIDIASEQSIDAFRNKNMYLASYWEHRFYKAERLPSISLSSNPADFNRYSNSVYNFETNEDEFRQREYFNSEVSVSAVQNVSLTGGQVFLRSELGMIKNLGGDKNTSFNATPISIGFSQELNGYNRLKWQSKIEPLKFEKAKKEFIQDMEDLRVTSTSRFFGLINAQIQKNIAEMNYANADTLYKIGKGRFQVGTVTQDELLELELRLLNSEQALSVAQLGEKRAQAMLNSFLGLPKETMIKCVVPSEIPELKIDPDEAIDEAIKNNPEILNHQQQRLQQDENVAIAKSERGLNTTLYAMYGLNKSADNFDDVYTEPDKSQVFSLGLNIPIVDWGRGKGRYSMAKSNREVALATIRQERIDFEQDIYQSVLEFNLQAGQVNTAAKADTVAQMGYNVTFQRFLIGKIDVTRLNIASNDQETARMSYLSRLRDYWSAYYRLRSLTLFDFEKKKPLEADYDKLLEE